Genomic segment of Salvia hispanica cultivar TCC Black 2014 chromosome 2, UniMelb_Shisp_WGS_1.0, whole genome shotgun sequence:
GGACATATACAGTACATCCAAAGACTTTGGGCTGAAGATTGTGGTGGTTAGGAATTTTGGTAAATTTGGATAAGGTATCGAGAGGGGTTTTTTTGTTTAGGATTTTTGTAGGAAGCCGATTCATGAGGTAAACGGAGGTAGNNNNNNNNNNNNNNNNNNNNNNNNNNNNNNNNNNNNNNNNNNNNNNNNNNNNNNNNNNNNNNNNNNNNNNNNNNNNNNNNNNNNNNNNNNNNNNNNNNNNTCCATTCGTCATCTCTCGATTTCCCCCTCCAGTCGATCGGTTGTTCGCCGCCTCATTTCCGGCGGAGATTCCGATTGCCACTTTAGCTCTTGCGGCTTGTCTTTCTTCCCACCATTCCGGATATCCTTGAAGCTGGAAACACGTTTCACGTGTGTGTTTTTGCATTCCACAGTGAGAACACCACAATTTCGATTTGTCCGCCGGTTTGTTTCCCGGGCGGTGAGTGGCCGTCGTTCGTGGGGTTCCACTTCTTTGAGGCTGTCGCTGTCCCTGTACTGCAAATCCGTGTCCAATTCCTCCCGATGACGAGTCGGCGCTGCCGTGGCCGTCGACGGTAGGGTTCGAGGGGGATGGTGGCATGATCTTCCTTCGAGCCGCCTCCTTCTTCACCATACTGTAGGCGGTCTCCACCGAGGGAATCGGCACCTCCTTGAGGATGTCTCGCTTGATGCTTTCGTATTCTCCATTCAATCCAGACAGGAATTTGAGCAGCCTCTTGGTGTTGGAAAAAGTCCGGTATTGGGTTACTCCTTTATCACAACAATCAATCGGTTGTTTTTGGCACCGATCAACACTGGTCCACAATCCGTGGGTCTGCCGATAGTAAGTCTCAAGGTCCAGATTTCCTTGTTTGAGTCCTCCTGCTTTTTCTTCTAGTTCATAGAGGAGGTAGAGATCTGCCTCGCTTTCATACGTGATGGCAAGATTCTCCCAGAGGGCCTTCGATGTTTGATGGTGAGCGAAGTCGG
This window contains:
- the LOC125206593 gene encoding uncharacterized protein LOC125206593, which encodes MDGDNKPPTESSYSKIRTSKNVTVAFKLNGSNYPLWSRLMKVAIGSRGGYSHITGKPVPPLPGSKEYEEWEETDLIVFSWIVDNMEMDIIADFAHHQTSKALWENLAITYESEADLYLLYELEEKAGGLKQGNLDLETYYRQTHGLWTSVDRCQKQPIDCCDKGVTQYRTFSNTKRLLKFLSGLNGEYESIKRDILKEVPIPSVETAYSMVKKEAARRKIMPPSPSNPTVDGHGSADSSSGGIGHGFAVQGQRQPQRSGTPRTTATHRPGNKPADKSKLCFKDIRNGGKKDKPQELKWQSESPPEMRRRTTDRLEGEIER